The nucleotide window TGCACCCGGCCTCATCGAGTACGGAGCGACATGTTTTCATGACCACATGTTTGGGCGCCCATTGCGCCACCGTCGTTGGGCCATGAGGGCGGTGCCCTTGGACTGCGCGACTGTTGCAACCAAAATCCCTTGGCCCAGCCTCATCTTCTAGTAGAGCCCTCtggcgcgccgcgtcgactTGCGCTTCCTCCCCCTCTAGGCGGTAGGTTTcgcagccgctgcggccgcctggttctcggccttgagcgtgGCGAGCTGTTGCTCCCGCTCCTTGATGtccgcgagcagctgccTGGTCATTTCCTCCGTcttggcctgcgcctcggaCAGCTTCTTgatctcggccgcctccgtctccatgCTGAAAGGCTGGCCCGGCCGGTTCTGGCGAGGAATCATAGCGGTGCGCTCCCAGACGTCCCCGCTGTCGGGggcggggagcggcggcgggaccttgttcttgcccttgcccttgccgcccgtgcccCCGGACGGTTTCCATCCCCGCGGCACGGCTCCGGCGGTGAGGAGCTGGTAGAAGGCCTCATACGGCTCGTTGAAGAGCTGCTCTTCGTAACTCCAGGCACGGacctcgccgttggccgcTACCATGGAGGCCTTTTCTTCATCAGTGCGTCCGTACGGGTGGAGGCGAAGGTAATGGTAGAGCGTCTGCGGCTTCTCGCCGGATTCATTGACGTAATATAGCTTGATGGTGATGTCAAACTCGCCCCATCCCGTCTCGTTGACGAGGAACGGCTTGCCGGGTTCCCCTTCGACCACTGCATCAAGTTATCAGCATCGCATGACTACTCATGCATCAGGCTTGCGGAAGGGTGGGGACATGCGGTATCGCGGACGTACTGCGAACGTAATTCGGGATCGATTCGTGCAGTTTGAACTGAACGCGGCGCACCCAATACGTAATATCTGTATCCTCGAGACCCTTCACAAAGACCTGCCATGAGTGCGTGTGGTTGTCGGGTGTCCCCGGCGGCTTCGGGTTCGACTCGGAGAAGGGCACAGCGGTGGTGCCGACAACAAAGGGCCGGCGAATCTGCGTCAACTTGACACGCTTGCCCAGCTGGTTGGAtggggccatggcgacggtggtATGCGTTTGCGGGcgccgcgtgcgcgcgcctgcgccggcgagggagggCGCGTTCGCGCTTTATGTAATCACTGTTGGCGATACCGCGCTGGGATACGACGGGGCAGAggggccgcggtggcggcgcaggagtCGTCGAGATTCAATTGTCGGCGCGGCCAAAGTCCGTTGGTGATGGAGGCAAGCAAGTTCAGCGACGTTGGCGCGTCTAGCGTCAGCCTTGCAGGTGTCTGTCCGGCTAGCCAATCCGATCCACGGACTGATCCCtgccggctggctggtgggTCGTTGGATGGCGCCAAACATGACGGAAGCTTCGACGCAGCATTAGAGCTGCCGACCGGCCATTCACATCGACGCTGCTAACTGGGCGGGAAACGTCATTGGCATCAGACTGGGAAGAGAGGATTACGATACAATTTTATATTTTTTGGATGCtggtttttttcttctcaTGCTAAAACAAGTCTATACACCGTGAAAATTGCTCTCAAGATCAATCAAATTAACTAGGAAGCCGCTGAAtccaggggggggggcaatACCGGGCTGTTAGCGCATTGCTGTCGCCAGGCTCCCTCGTGGCACCACCTGCTGTGGGAACCTTTCAGCCTCATCTAAAACGTATGATCTCATGACTTTACTCCGAGCCTTCGTCCTTTCGTCAACGTGATGCGTCCCTCAGCCCAACTCAATTGAAAACACAAACACTCTCATTAGATCGCGCGTATACTTTGTGCACCGCAAGCTCTC belongs to Purpureocillium takamizusanense chromosome 1, complete sequence and includes:
- the YAF9 gene encoding NuA4 histone H4 acetyltransferase complex and the SWR1 complex subunit (BUSCO:EOG09262UTQ~COG:K~EggNog:ENOG503P3G2), which produces MAPSNQLGKRVKLTQIRRPFVVGTTAVPFSESNPKPPGTPDNHTHSWQVFVKGLEDTDITYWVRRVQFKLHESIPNYVRMVEGEPGKPFLVNETGWGEFDITIKLYYVNESGEKPQTLYHYLRLHPYGRTDEEKASMVAANGEVRAWSYEEQLFNEPYEAFYQLLTAGAVPRGWKPSGGTGGKGKGKNKVPPPLPAPDSGDVWERTAMIPRQNRPGQPFSMETEAAEIKKLSEAQAKTEEMTRQLLADIKEREQQLATLKAENQAAAAAAKPTA